A single Lolium perenne isolate Kyuss_39 chromosome 6, Kyuss_2.0, whole genome shotgun sequence DNA region contains:
- the LOC127308172 gene encoding gallate 1-beta-glucosyltransferase 84A24, with amino-acid sequence MGEEAPSTVTVTSPAPHLLLICFPGQGHVNPMLRLAKRFAAKGLLVTFSTTSDAGAKITASTGVAAGGDGVPLGLGRIRLEFLDDHSGDVSALDDLMRHLQTTGPPAFAELIRRQEEAGRPVSCVVGNPFLPWAVDVAHDAGIPSAVLWVQSCAVFSLYYHHVHGLVEFPAEDDLDARVQLPGLPALSVADVPSFLLPSNPFKLLADEILKQFRTIHKASWVFVNSFSELERDVVDALPGLSPPPPPLIPVGPLVELEEDSVVRGDMLKAADGVVGWLDAQAPRSVVYASLGSVVVLSAEQLAELAHGLASSGRPFLWVVRPDCSAMLPEGYLGSVGGRGMVVPWSPQDQVLAHPSTACFLTHCGWNSTLETLAAGVPVVAFPQWGDQCTDAKYLVEEFKMGVRISAPLRRDAVQEAVEAAVGGPDAETMAENARAWSAAAKTAVSRGGSSDRHVQAFVDEIVARASGAQGDKEHLAVQQ; translated from the coding sequence ATGGGCGAGGAGGCCCCGAGCACGGTCACGGTGACGTCGCCGGCGCCCCACCTGCTCCTCATATGCTTCCCGGGGCAGGGCCACGTGAACCCGATGCTCCGGCTGGCCAAGCGCTTCGCGGCCAAGGGCCTGCTGGTGACCTTCTCCACGACCTCCGACGCTGGAGCCAAGATCACAGCGTCCACGGGCGTGGcagccggcggcgacggcgtgccGCTGGGCCTCGGCCGCATCCGGCTCGAGTTCCTGGACGACCACTCGGGCGACGTCTCGGCGCTGGACGACCTGATGAGGCACCTCCAGACCACCGGCCCGCCCGCGTTCGCGGAGCTCATCCGGCGGCAGGAGGAGGCCGGGCGGCCCGTGTCGTGCGTGGTCGGGAACCCGTTCCTACCCTGGGCGGTCGACGTCGCCCACGACGCCGGGATCCCCTCGGCCGTGCTGTGGGTGCAGTCGTGCGCCGTCTTCTCCCTCTACTACCACCACGTGCACGGGCTGGTGGAGTTCCCTGCCGAGGACGACCTGGACGCGCGGGTGCAGCTCCCCGGGCTACCGGCGCTGTCGGTCGCCGACGTGCCGTCGTTCCTGCTGCCGTCCAACCCGTTCAAGCTGCTGGCGGACGAGATCCTGAAGCAGTTCCGCACGATCCACAAGGCGTCGTGGGTGTTCGTCAACTCCTTCTCTGAGCTGGAGCGCGACGTGGTGGACGCGCTCCCTGGcctctccccgccgccgccgccgctcatccCCGTCGGCCCGCTCGTGGAGTTGGAGGAGGATTCGGTCGTGCGGGGTGACATGCTGAAGGCGGCGGATGGCGTCGTCGGGTGGCTGGACGCGCAGGCGCCAAGGTCGGTCGTGTACGCGTCGCTCGGCAGCGTGGTGGTGCTGTCCGCGGAGCAGCTGGCGGAACTGGCGCACGGGCTGGCGTCGAGCGGGCGGCCGTTCCTGTGGGTGGTGCGGCCGGACTGCAGCGCGATGCTCCCGGAGGGGTACCTGGGGTCCGTCGGCGGGCGCGGCATGGTGGTGCCGTGGAGCCCGCAGGACCAGGTGCTGGCGCACCCGTCCACGGCCTGCTTCCTCACGCACTGCGGCTGGAACTCCACGCTGGAGACGCTGGCGGCGGGGGTCCCCGTGGTGGCCTTCCCGCAGTGGGGCGACCAGTGCACGGACGCCAAGTACCTGGTTGAGGAGTTCAAGATGGGCGTTCGCATCAGCGCGCCGCTGCGGCGGGACGCGGTGCAGGAGGCGGTGGAGGCCGCCGTGGGCGGGCCGGACGCGGAGACGATGGCGGAGAACGCGAGGGCGTGGAGCGCGGCGGCGAAGACAGCGGTGTCGCGCGGCGGATCGTCGGACAGACACGTGCAGGCGTTCGTGGACGAGATTGTGGCGCGAGCGAGTGGCGCGCAAGGGGATAAGGAGCACCTGGCTGTCCAACAGTAA